In a genomic window of Aeromicrobium panaciterrae:
- a CDS encoding tetratricopeptide repeat protein: MAQPEQPPVGALLRLVASGADVDAILVAFSSLGTVPIEQLSARQWETLAEAVRREDDTYPANLAWRAAYGLRYLGHTERSFHFLTKADRTELDDAERAHFCAAWASSAWGSGDEEACESLTAEAYEAAEASGDDGALAAAWESRALLAAMHADSAEDRRAHERALEHALAAGADLMASRVHNNLGSQLFDESRYAESLEQFGHALRLAEATGHLSSIALVRHNLADVMLNLGRLDEALVEVEAARALWNSVDSPMIGAAWQVLADIQRARGNTAQATMAYREAAAVAEQENETQTLVPALVGTALISVETDPEEARLIAKRLLQIPLGTGRVPALTTAGWIALHDGDTESAMAFAAEAVEESSRRQARAALAESLELSVLAGGIGDSEARLREAASIWEEIGNPIRLQVNAIVHAHLFGTPFTERLARATLRSLGVQDDAYGIAGPLHALRNDQDDVPVRIHTLGTFVVYRSGRAVASSEWPSRKARDILKILAARGASGIRRDEIADMLWPDDDDPGSKLSVALSHLKRVLDPDKQFDPSYFIIADRASIRIDVINTSIDAVEFKGAAAESLAAHTSKDPGAIEMLEAAAAMHTGDFLADDLYEDWASEARDEVEALGSDVVRVLAFALAKTSDPQRSVAWFARLISYDPHDEPTYEALIWVLAEARRHGEARRYHRMYEMRMRELDVPAQTFEDMTG; this comes from the coding sequence ATGGCACAGCCCGAACAGCCACCCGTGGGTGCGTTGCTCAGGCTTGTTGCGTCCGGGGCAGATGTTGACGCCATTCTCGTGGCGTTCTCATCTCTTGGGACCGTGCCGATCGAGCAATTGTCGGCCCGCCAGTGGGAGACCCTCGCCGAAGCCGTCCGCCGCGAGGACGACACCTACCCGGCAAATCTCGCGTGGCGCGCTGCGTACGGCCTGCGCTACCTCGGGCACACCGAACGGTCCTTCCACTTCCTCACCAAGGCAGATCGAACTGAGCTCGATGACGCCGAACGCGCCCACTTCTGCGCTGCCTGGGCTTCGAGTGCCTGGGGCTCGGGTGATGAAGAAGCCTGCGAGTCGCTGACCGCGGAAGCGTACGAAGCGGCCGAGGCCAGCGGAGATGACGGTGCCCTCGCGGCGGCTTGGGAGTCACGGGCGCTGCTCGCAGCGATGCACGCGGACTCGGCCGAGGATCGTCGCGCACACGAGCGGGCGCTCGAACATGCTCTCGCTGCAGGCGCAGACCTCATGGCGTCCCGTGTGCACAACAATCTCGGATCACAGCTGTTTGATGAGTCCCGGTACGCGGAGTCGCTCGAGCAATTCGGCCACGCACTGCGTCTCGCCGAGGCCACCGGACACCTGTCATCGATCGCACTGGTTCGGCACAACTTGGCCGACGTGATGCTGAACCTTGGCCGCCTCGATGAGGCGCTCGTCGAGGTGGAGGCAGCGCGAGCACTCTGGAACTCGGTCGACTCGCCCATGATCGGCGCGGCTTGGCAGGTCCTCGCCGACATTCAGCGGGCACGCGGCAACACTGCCCAGGCGACGATGGCCTACCGCGAGGCCGCGGCGGTCGCTGAGCAGGAGAACGAGACCCAGACCCTCGTGCCAGCTCTGGTCGGAACCGCACTGATCAGCGTCGAGACGGATCCAGAAGAAGCGCGGCTGATCGCCAAGCGCCTCCTACAGATCCCGCTGGGCACCGGCCGAGTCCCCGCCCTGACGACCGCAGGTTGGATCGCGCTGCACGATGGCGATACCGAGTCCGCAATGGCGTTTGCGGCGGAGGCAGTCGAGGAGTCCTCGCGCCGGCAGGCTCGGGCCGCCCTGGCGGAGTCACTCGAGTTGTCGGTGCTCGCCGGTGGGATCGGTGACAGTGAAGCCCGGCTCCGCGAGGCCGCGTCAATCTGGGAGGAGATCGGCAACCCGATCCGTCTTCAGGTCAACGCGATTGTGCACGCCCACCTCTTCGGAACCCCGTTCACCGAACGTTTGGCTCGCGCCACCCTCCGATCGCTCGGCGTGCAGGACGACGCGTACGGCATCGCCGGCCCCTTGCACGCGTTGAGAAATGACCAGGACGACGTACCGGTACGCATCCACACGCTCGGAACGTTCGTCGTCTATCGATCCGGCAGAGCGGTTGCCTCGTCAGAGTGGCCATCCCGCAAGGCTCGCGACATCCTCAAGATCCTCGCGGCACGGGGCGCGAGCGGCATCCGACGTGACGAGATTGCAGACATGCTGTGGCCCGATGACGATGATCCGGGCAGCAAACTCTCGGTCGCGCTGTCACATCTGAAGCGCGTGCTCGACCCGGACAAGCAGTTCGACCCCAGCTACTTCATCATCGCCGACCGCGCCAGTATCCGGATCGACGTCATCAACACCTCAATCGACGCGGTCGAGTTCAAGGGTGCAGCCGCCGAGTCGCTCGCAGCGCATACGTCCAAGGATCCTGGCGCAATCGAGATGCTCGAGGCTGCAGCGGCGATGCATACCGGCGACTTCCTCGCCGACGACCTCTATGAGGACTGGGCCTCGGAGGCTCGCGACGAAGTGGAGGCTCTCGGAAGCGATGTCGTACGCGTTCTCGCCTTCGCCCTCGCCAAGACCAGCGATCCGCAACGGTCCGTCGCGTGGTTTGCGCGACTCATCTCTTACGACCCGCACGATGAGCCGACGTACGAGGCGCTGATCTGGGTGCTGGCCGAGGCGCGGCGCCATGGCGAGGCCAGACGCTATCACCGTATGTACGAGATGCGCATGCGTGAGCTGGACGTGCCAGCCCAGACGTTTGAGGACATGACCGGCTGA
- a CDS encoding ATP-binding cassette domain-containing protein, translating to MSAISTTDLRKSYGDKLVLDGIDLEVEEGTVFALLGPNGAGKTTAVQILSTLINADGGSASVGGHDVAADPNGVRGVIGVTGQFSAVDNLLTGEENLRLMTDLRHLGKDAGTERIAELLGQFDLVEAGAKHLATYSGGMKRRLDLAMTLVGSPKIIFLDEPTTGLDPRSRHTMWQIVRKLVSEGVTIFLTTQYLDEADELADRIALLDGGKIVAEGTPAELKRLIPGGHVTLQFADADALSSAGNALNAATSDADALTLDVESDGSVRSLRSILDQLDETGVEVENLTINTPDLDDVFFALTGSAPKGEQS from the coding sequence ATGTCTGCCATCAGCACCACAGACCTGCGCAAGTCGTACGGCGACAAGCTCGTCCTCGACGGCATCGATCTTGAGGTTGAGGAGGGCACCGTATTCGCCCTCCTCGGGCCCAACGGTGCCGGCAAGACGACCGCCGTCCAGATCCTGTCGACGCTCATCAACGCCGACGGTGGGTCCGCCTCGGTAGGCGGCCATGATGTCGCCGCCGATCCCAATGGCGTACGAGGGGTGATCGGCGTGACCGGTCAGTTCTCAGCCGTCGACAACTTGCTGACGGGCGAAGAGAACCTGCGACTGATGACCGATCTGCGCCACCTCGGCAAGGACGCGGGCACTGAGCGGATCGCCGAGCTGCTTGGGCAGTTTGACCTTGTCGAGGCAGGAGCAAAGCACCTCGCGACCTACTCCGGTGGCATGAAGCGCCGCCTCGACCTGGCCATGACCTTGGTCGGCAGCCCGAAAATCATCTTCCTGGACGAGCCGACGACCGGTCTCGACCCACGCAGCCGCCACACCATGTGGCAGATCGTGCGCAAGCTGGTGTCGGAGGGCGTGACGATCTTCCTCACGACTCAGTACCTCGACGAGGCTGACGAGCTCGCAGACCGTATTGCCCTGCTCGACGGCGGCAAGATCGTCGCCGAAGGTACGCCGGCTGAGCTCAAGCGGCTCATCCCCGGCGGCCACGTCACGCTCCAGTTCGCTGACGCCGATGCTCTGAGCTCGGCTGGCAACGCGCTCAACGCAGCGACCTCCGACGCTGATGCCCTGACTCTCGATGTCGAAAGCGATGGCAGCGTTCGATCGCTGCGGTCGATCCTCGATCAGCTCGACGAGACAGGCGTGGAGGTCGAGAACCTCACGATCAACACCCCCGATCTCGACGATGTCTTCTTTGCCCTGACGGGCTCCGCACCGAAAGGCGAACAGTCATGA
- a CDS encoding NUDIX hydrolase family protein, with amino-acid sequence MSVRTPDPNPGWLPEFALDETRARVPILYVEAVPVRVDALGQVESIGILLRGSSTTGVMTRTLVSGRVMHGESVREALIRNLLKDLGPTAFPQLPASTVPFSVAEYFPLPGVTPLYDERQHAVALAYIVPVTGECNPRQDALELTWLTPEEAASSELLDEMEGGRGSLLKEALASVGALPR; translated from the coding sequence ATGTCAGTTCGCACACCTGATCCCAACCCGGGTTGGCTCCCGGAGTTCGCGCTCGATGAGACTCGGGCAAGGGTGCCGATCTTGTACGTCGAAGCCGTTCCCGTACGCGTCGACGCCCTCGGTCAGGTCGAGAGCATCGGCATCCTGCTCCGCGGCTCGTCCACCACGGGTGTCATGACTCGCACGCTTGTGTCGGGTCGCGTCATGCATGGCGAGTCCGTACGAGAGGCCTTGATCCGCAATCTGCTCAAGGACCTCGGTCCAACGGCGTTTCCCCAGCTTCCGGCGAGCACCGTCCCGTTCTCCGTGGCTGAGTACTTCCCGCTGCCCGGAGTCACACCTCTCTATGACGAGCGTCAGCACGCAGTCGCGCTCGCATACATCGTTCCGGTCACCGGCGAGTGCAACCCCCGACAGGACGCACTCGAGTTGACCTGGCTGACGCCTGAGGAGGCCGCCAGCTCGGAGCTTCTCGACGAGATGGAGGGTGGCCGAGGATCGCTGCTCAAGGAAGCTCTGGCGTCAGTGGGTGCGCTGCCGCGATGA
- a CDS encoding GNAT family N-acetyltransferase: MTSLLVRRALPEDLEEILELQAQDSMHYYDEPAEVTANQRAAFDEIDADVNQDLLVGELDGEIVCTAQVTWMRVLSADGGLYCQVEAVRTAEDMRGRGIGAMLMESIEGEARKRGAARIQLTSNKERTRAHAFYEGLGYVPSHVGMKKYL; encoded by the coding sequence ATGACCTCCCTGCTCGTCCGACGGGCGTTGCCCGAGGACCTTGAGGAGATCCTTGAGCTGCAGGCCCAGGACTCGATGCACTACTACGACGAGCCCGCAGAGGTCACCGCCAACCAGCGAGCTGCGTTCGATGAGATCGACGCCGACGTCAACCAGGACCTGCTGGTCGGTGAGCTGGACGGCGAGATCGTGTGCACCGCCCAGGTCACCTGGATGCGAGTGCTGTCAGCTGACGGCGGCCTCTACTGCCAGGTCGAGGCCGTACGAACAGCAGAGGACATGCGCGGCCGAGGCATCGGCGCCATGCTGATGGAGTCAATCGAGGGCGAGGCACGCAAACGCGGAGCCGCTCGGATTCAACTGACGTCCAACAAGGAACGTACGAGGGCGCACGCGTTCTACGAAGGGCTCGGCTACGTGCCCAGCCACGTCGGCATGAAGAAGTACCTCTGA
- a CDS encoding DUF4097 family beta strand repeat-containing protein has translation MSTFPTPEPIDVTIDVAVGNATFIASDRTDTVVDVRPTNPANKSDVKAAEETRVEFANGKLEVHAPKGWKHYASFKGNSNSITVTIELPTGSTLHGDSAMGNFVAEGKLGNVRLKTAMGNIELDRTAALVARSSFGNITVEDADGPAEIHTSSGDLTIRKVAGKTQVKNSNGTTKLGQIGGDLHVRSSNGDITIDSADASVDAKTANGTIHAANVARGTVTLATAAGDLEVGIREGTAAWLDVSSSFGNVNNTMAATDGPPPSGDTVEVRGRTSFGDITIRRSAASA, from the coding sequence ATGAGCACCTTCCCAACACCTGAGCCGATCGACGTCACGATCGACGTCGCCGTCGGCAACGCGACCTTCATCGCGAGCGACCGCACCGACACGGTTGTCGACGTCCGACCGACCAACCCGGCCAACAAGTCCGACGTCAAGGCTGCCGAGGAGACTCGGGTCGAGTTCGCCAACGGCAAGCTCGAGGTCCATGCCCCGAAGGGCTGGAAGCACTACGCCTCGTTCAAGGGCAACTCGAACTCGATCACCGTCACAATCGAGCTGCCGACTGGCTCAACCCTTCATGGCGATTCGGCGATGGGCAACTTCGTCGCTGAGGGCAAGCTCGGCAACGTCCGCCTCAAGACCGCGATGGGCAATATCGAGCTCGACCGCACCGCGGCTCTCGTCGCACGCTCCTCTTTCGGCAACATCACGGTCGAGGACGCCGACGGACCCGCAGAGATTCACACCTCGTCGGGTGACCTCACCATCCGCAAGGTGGCAGGCAAGACTCAGGTCAAGAACTCCAACGGCACCACGAAACTCGGTCAGATCGGTGGCGACCTTCACGTACGTTCGTCGAACGGCGACATCACGATCGACAGCGCCGACGCGTCCGTCGACGCCAAGACCGCGAACGGCACGATCCACGCCGCCAACGTCGCCCGCGGCACGGTCACCCTCGCGACAGCAGCGGGTGATCTCGAGGTCGGCATCCGCGAAGGCACGGCAGCTTGGCTCGATGTCAGCTCGTCCTTCGGCAACGTCAACAACACGATGGCGGCCACCGACGGGCCTCCCCCATCCGGCGACACCGTCGAAGTGCGCGGCCGTACGTCGTTCGGTGACATCACGATCCGCCGCTCCGCGGCCTCGGCGTGA
- a CDS encoding (Fe-S)-binding protein, whose protein sequence is MSVVLVLGLLMNAIILPIAGKRVFFLFKLITSGQPAPDRVEGVTSRIGSSIKTQVVEVFGQKKLLKWSIPGAAHFFVFWAFLILATVYLEAYGSLFKPGFAIPLVGRWDGLGFLQDFIAVMALVGLATFAIIRIKNAPSRLGRKSRFSYSHLGGAWIVLGMIVLVVASMLMFRGAGVNTGQFPYGKGAFASHIVGGWLDGFSEHTNEVLEHVGLLLHIGIMLVFLIQVLNSKHLHIFLAPLNVLFSRRPNALGSIKPIMINGKPLDPETMEDLEEEDFEKLGVGKVEDFSWKGMLDFATCTECGRCQSQCPAWNTEKPLSPKLLIMGLRDHAFAKAPYTLAKDDAAREALPDKVKAEGERALVGPTEGDAWHPTGGAVIDPDVLWSCVSCGACVEQCPVDIEHVDHIMDMRRYQVIVESNFPAELTNIFKGLERKGNPWGMDPKGRMDWAKNLDFEVKQVGVDVEDLDEVDWLFWVGCAGAYEDRAKKTTQAVAELLDMAGVTFAVLGDGETCTGDPARRAGNEMVFQQLAMQNAEVFKETKVKKVVSTCAHCFNTLKNEYAEFGVELEVVHHTQLLNRLVREGKLTPLAPDAETEKKKITYHDPCFIGRHNKVYEPPRELLSVIPGAEFTEMPRNSEKSFCCGAGGAQMWMEETIGSRINVNRTKEAVATGADQIAVACPFCRVMLSDGLTAEQSEGNAREDVEVLDVAQMLLAGVKRAPAKVAKPSQADDAAVVAEAEAATAAAVVEEAAPAAEAVEEAPAVPDVPAGDKEEAAWDNVGAVNADAAPAAEAPVEAEPEPVAEPEATATSDVPDEIVAVEDAPAAEVVSEDAATLSDANPSGAELSETATHAADVDTHAQVTDEDAVEEWVEEGGTQTDKDDETKP, encoded by the coding sequence ATGTCCGTTGTGCTGGTGCTGGGACTGTTGATGAATGCGATCATCTTGCCGATCGCAGGCAAGCGAGTCTTCTTTCTCTTCAAGCTGATCACCAGCGGCCAGCCCGCACCTGATCGCGTCGAGGGCGTGACCAGTCGCATCGGCTCGTCGATCAAGACGCAGGTCGTCGAGGTCTTCGGCCAGAAGAAGCTCCTCAAGTGGTCCATCCCCGGAGCCGCGCACTTCTTCGTCTTCTGGGCGTTCCTGATCCTTGCGACGGTCTACCTCGAGGCCTACGGATCGCTGTTCAAGCCCGGCTTCGCCATCCCGCTCGTCGGCAGGTGGGACGGACTCGGCTTCCTGCAGGACTTCATCGCCGTCATGGCGCTCGTCGGCCTCGCCACGTTCGCCATCATCCGCATCAAGAACGCCCCGTCGCGTCTGGGTCGCAAGTCACGCTTCTCGTACTCGCACCTCGGCGGCGCCTGGATCGTCCTCGGGATGATCGTCCTCGTCGTCGCCTCGATGCTGATGTTCCGCGGAGCGGGCGTCAATACCGGTCAGTTCCCGTACGGCAAGGGCGCATTCGCCTCGCACATCGTCGGTGGCTGGCTCGATGGCTTCAGCGAGCACACCAACGAGGTCCTCGAGCACGTCGGCCTGCTGCTCCACATCGGCATCATGCTGGTGTTCCTGATCCAGGTGCTCAACTCCAAGCACCTCCACATCTTCCTGGCGCCGCTCAACGTGCTGTTCAGCCGTCGCCCCAACGCTCTCGGCTCGATCAAGCCGATCATGATCAACGGCAAGCCCCTCGATCCGGAGACGATGGAAGACCTCGAAGAAGAAGACTTCGAGAAGCTCGGTGTCGGCAAGGTCGAAGACTTCAGCTGGAAGGGCATGCTCGACTTCGCGACCTGTACCGAGTGCGGTCGTTGTCAGAGTCAGTGCCCTGCATGGAACACCGAGAAGCCACTGAGCCCCAAGCTCCTGATCATGGGTCTGCGCGATCACGCATTCGCCAAGGCGCCCTACACGCTGGCCAAGGATGACGCCGCCCGCGAAGCGTTGCCCGACAAGGTCAAGGCCGAAGGCGAGCGCGCACTGGTCGGACCGACCGAAGGCGATGCGTGGCACCCGACGGGTGGCGCGGTCATCGACCCCGACGTCCTGTGGTCCTGCGTCTCCTGTGGTGCCTGCGTTGAGCAGTGCCCCGTCGACATCGAGCACGTCGATCACATCATGGACATGCGCCGCTACCAGGTCATCGTCGAGTCGAATTTCCCCGCCGAGCTGACCAACATCTTCAAGGGCCTCGAGCGCAAGGGCAACCCGTGGGGCATGGATCCCAAGGGTCGTATGGACTGGGCCAAGAACCTCGACTTCGAGGTCAAGCAGGTCGGCGTCGATGTCGAAGACCTCGACGAAGTCGACTGGCTGTTCTGGGTCGGCTGCGCCGGCGCTTACGAGGACCGTGCCAAGAAGACGACGCAGGCTGTCGCCGAGCTGCTCGACATGGCCGGAGTGACCTTCGCGGTCCTCGGCGATGGCGAGACCTGCACGGGTGACCCCGCCCGTCGTGCCGGTAACGAGATGGTGTTCCAGCAGCTGGCAATGCAGAACGCTGAGGTGTTCAAGGAGACCAAGGTCAAGAAGGTTGTCTCCACCTGCGCCCACTGCTTCAACACGCTCAAGAACGAGTACGCCGAGTTTGGCGTCGAGCTCGAGGTCGTGCACCACACACAGTTGCTCAACCGCCTCGTACGCGAAGGCAAGCTGACCCCGCTGGCACCCGACGCGGAGACCGAGAAGAAGAAGATCACCTACCACGACCCCTGCTTCATCGGTCGTCACAACAAGGTCTACGAACCCCCGCGCGAGCTCCTCAGCGTCATCCCCGGAGCCGAGTTCACCGAGATGCCCCGCAACTCGGAGAAGTCGTTCTGCTGTGGCGCCGGTGGTGCCCAGATGTGGATGGAAGAGACCATCGGTTCGCGCATCAACGTCAACCGTACGAAGGAAGCCGTCGCAACGGGCGCCGACCAGATCGCGGTTGCCTGCCCGTTCTGCCGCGTCATGCTGTCGGACGGCCTGACCGCTGAACAGAGCGAGGGCAATGCTCGCGAAGACGTCGAGGTCCTCGATGTCGCGCAGATGCTGCTCGCCGGTGTGAAGCGCGCACCGGCCAAGGTCGCCAAGCCGAGCCAGGCCGACGACGCAGCTGTCGTCGCCGAAGCGGAAGCCGCTACGGCTGCCGCCGTGGTCGAGGAAGCCGCACCTGCTGCCGAGGCTGTTGAGGAAGCCCCTGCGGTCCCCGACGTACCTGCCGGCGACAAGGAAGAAGCCGCCTGGGACAACGTGGGTGCCGTCAACGCCGACGCCGCTCCTGCTGCCGAAGCTCCGGTCGAGGCCGAGCCTGAGCCTGTTGCCGAGCCCGAAGCCACGGCCACAAGCGATGTCCCTGACGAGATCGTCGCTGTTGAGGATGCGCCGGCGGCCGAGGTCGTGTCGGAAGACGCGGCTACGCTGAGCGATGCGAACCCCAGCGGTGCAGAACTCAGCGAGACGGCTACCCACGCCGCTGACGTCGATACCCACGCCCAGGTGACCGATGAGGACGCCGTCGAGGAATGGGTCGAAGAGGGCGGTACGCAGACGGACAAGGACGACGAGACGAAACCCTGA
- a CDS encoding ABC transporter permease has protein sequence MSTITHTLVDSRTMLRRNLLHAKRYPSLTLIVAALPIVFLLLFVFVLGDTLGAGLGGGGGRGDYLKYVIPGILVMGIAGGAQGTAISVAMDKTEGIIARFRTMAISRAAVLTGHVLGSLIQTAIGIMVVVAVALAIGFRPSANPMEWLGAIGMLALITFALTWLSVAMGMWCKTVEGASNLPMPLMLLPFFGSGFAPTEGMPAGVRWFSENQPFTPMIETLRGLLTGTPIGNDWIYAIGWCLVIAAIGYAWALKSYSKDHTS, from the coding sequence ATGAGCACGATCACTCACACCCTTGTTGATTCACGCACGATGTTGCGTCGCAACCTGTTGCACGCCAAGCGCTATCCGTCATTGACGCTGATCGTCGCGGCGCTTCCGATCGTCTTCCTGCTGCTGTTCGTCTTCGTCCTCGGTGACACCTTGGGTGCGGGTCTCGGCGGTGGCGGCGGTCGGGGCGACTACCTCAAGTACGTGATCCCCGGCATCTTGGTCATGGGTATCGCCGGAGGAGCGCAGGGCACCGCGATCTCGGTCGCGATGGACAAGACCGAAGGCATCATCGCGCGGTTCCGCACCATGGCAATCTCGCGAGCTGCTGTCCTCACAGGACACGTACTCGGCAGCCTGATCCAGACCGCAATCGGCATCATGGTTGTCGTCGCCGTCGCGCTTGCAATCGGCTTCCGCCCCAGCGCCAACCCGATGGAATGGCTCGGTGCGATCGGCATGCTTGCGCTGATCACCTTCGCGCTGACCTGGCTTTCGGTCGCGATGGGCATGTGGTGCAAGACGGTCGAGGGCGCAAGCAACCTGCCGATGCCGCTGATGCTGCTGCCGTTCTTCGGCAGCGGATTCGCACCCACCGAGGGGATGCCTGCCGGTGTGCGCTGGTTCTCCGAAAACCAGCCGTTCACGCCGATGATCGAGACCCTTCGCGGCCTCCTGACAGGCACACCGATCGGCAATGACTGGATCTACGCCATCGGCTGGTGCCTCGTCATCGCGGCGATCGGATACGCCTGGGCGCTCAAGTCCTACAGCAAGGACCACACAAGTTAG
- a CDS encoding MFS transporter, with amino-acid sequence MIAQIAATVYVNAAPFLIPYLHLVQGLSLVEAGFIASAPLVGTTLTLIAWGAIVDRIGERTSMTIGLALLTAASAAAALSTSYVWIGVFLLLGGMGGACTNSASGRVVVGWFPPHRRGTAMGIRQTSSPLGVGIAVLIVPNLVDAEGLRTTLLVIAALCCFAGLLAGAAIVDPPRPTRSEAEGLGHLVNPYTRDLRLWRIHAASMLLVIPQVTVWTFALVWLIDERDWSIFEATLLVGATQLLGAASRIAAGAWSDRVGNRLGPMRTVAVAAAASMLALGLLEGTALAVTLIVIASVITVADNGLAFTSVAEIGGPYWSGRAMGTQNTGQFLASAAVPPVIGAIITGHGYGWAFGLVALFPLIAIPLIPVRGEASPRSHDHDAATRDDHG; translated from the coding sequence ATGATCGCTCAGATTGCCGCCACGGTGTACGTCAACGCGGCGCCGTTCCTCATTCCCTACCTGCACCTTGTCCAGGGCTTGTCGCTGGTCGAAGCCGGATTCATCGCCTCGGCGCCCCTGGTCGGCACGACTCTCACGCTGATCGCGTGGGGTGCGATCGTCGACCGCATCGGGGAGCGCACCTCGATGACGATCGGCCTCGCCCTGCTCACAGCCGCGTCTGCAGCCGCCGCGCTCAGCACGTCGTACGTCTGGATCGGCGTGTTCCTCCTGCTCGGCGGCATGGGTGGCGCCTGCACCAACTCGGCGAGCGGTCGCGTCGTCGTTGGCTGGTTCCCGCCGCACCGACGTGGCACTGCGATGGGCATTCGTCAGACTTCATCGCCGCTCGGCGTCGGCATTGCGGTCCTGATCGTCCCCAACCTCGTCGACGCGGAGGGACTGCGTACGACGCTGCTGGTCATTGCCGCGTTGTGCTGCTTCGCCGGGTTGCTGGCGGGAGCAGCGATTGTCGACCCACCGCGGCCAACCCGCTCCGAAGCCGAGGGACTCGGCCACCTCGTCAATCCCTATACGCGCGATCTGCGCCTGTGGCGGATCCACGCGGCCTCGATGTTGCTGGTCATCCCGCAGGTCACGGTCTGGACCTTCGCGCTCGTATGGCTGATCGACGAGCGAGACTGGTCAATCTTCGAGGCCACTCTGCTCGTCGGAGCGACCCAGCTGCTCGGCGCGGCCAGCCGCATCGCCGCAGGCGCCTGGTCGGATCGCGTCGGCAACCGACTCGGCCCCATGCGTACGGTCGCCGTCGCAGCCGCGGCGTCGATGCTGGCGCTCGGATTGCTCGAGGGCACGGCACTCGCAGTGACCCTGATCGTCATCGCCTCAGTCATCACGGTGGCCGACAACGGGCTCGCGTTCACGTCCGTCGCCGAGATCGGCGGCCCCTATTGGTCCGGCCGGGCGATGGGCACGCAAAACACCGGCCAGTTCCTCGCGTCCGCCGCCGTACCGCCTGTCATCGGCGCGATCATCACCGGTCACGGGTACGGATGGGCGTTCGGTCTGGTGGCCCTGTTCCCCCTCATTGCGATCCCGCTGATCCCCGTCCGAGGTGAAGCATCACCGAGGTCACACGACCATGACGCTGCCACCAGAGACGATCACGGGTAG
- a CDS encoding YchJ family protein, whose translation MTRCPCLSGLTYDDCCGRLHSGAAAAQSAEQLMRSRFSAFAVGDPDYLLASWHPSTRPAELELDADRRWYRLDIIATSGGTPFETTGVVEFEAYYRSPQGAGSQHEVSRFVRENGAWLYVDGTR comes from the coding sequence ATGACCAGGTGTCCGTGCCTCAGCGGGCTCACGTACGACGACTGTTGCGGGCGGCTGCACTCCGGTGCAGCCGCTGCTCAGTCGGCTGAGCAACTCATGCGATCGCGATTCAGCGCCTTCGCCGTCGGCGATCCCGACTACCTGCTCGCCAGCTGGCATCCGAGCACTCGCCCGGCCGAGCTGGAGCTCGACGCAGACCGGCGTTGGTATCGGCTCGACATCATCGCCACCAGCGGCGGAACGCCCTTTGAGACAACCGGCGTCGTGGAGTTCGAGGCGTACTACCGCTCACCACAAGGAGCTGGCAGCCAGCACGAGGTCAGCCGCTTCGTCCGCGAGAACGGTGCCTGGTTGTACGTCGACGGCACTCGCTAG
- a CDS encoding GPP34 family phosphoprotein gives MSTAEDFLLIATDPVSGKPLISSPQADPVFGGAFLLDLVTAGRLTLEGEGRKARVIIANRAPVDDPLTELAFDRIRNRGMQKPQHVVTRLGKNGRKDLYESLATKGLVRSRQVKALGIFPLTRHDIIDTARRDDLLTRIRSALLHDQPTDAQTGPLIGLLSAADMVRIVVDKPDRKAAKAKAKVLAEGDWASEGVRKAIQAAQAAITAGVVAATSAAASGSS, from the coding sequence ATGAGCACCGCCGAGGACTTCCTCCTGATCGCAACTGATCCGGTGAGCGGAAAGCCCCTGATCTCGTCGCCGCAGGCCGACCCAGTGTTCGGTGGCGCCTTCCTGTTGGACCTCGTGACGGCCGGCCGACTCACACTGGAGGGCGAGGGACGCAAAGCCCGCGTCATCATTGCCAATCGCGCGCCCGTCGACGATCCCCTCACCGAGCTGGCATTCGACCGCATCCGCAATCGAGGCATGCAGAAACCGCAACATGTCGTCACTCGACTCGGCAAGAACGGACGCAAGGATCTCTACGAATCACTCGCTACCAAGGGACTCGTACGTTCCCGCCAGGTCAAAGCGCTCGGCATCTTCCCGCTGACTCGCCACGACATCATCGACACCGCCCGCCGAGATGACCTCCTGACTCGCATCCGCAGCGCGCTCCTTCACGACCAGCCGACCGACGCCCAGACCGGGCCATTGATCGGACTGCTGTCGGCTGCCGACATGGTCAGGATCGTCGTCGACAAGCCAGACCGCAAAGCTGCCAAGGCCAAAGCCAAGGTTCTGGCTGAGGGCGACTGGGCCAGCGAGGGCGTGCGCAAGGCGATCCAGGCTGCACAAGCCGCCATCACTGCTGGCGTAGTCGCTGCGACATCAGCGGCCGCGTCCGGCAGCAGCTAG